From the genome of Sediminibacter sp. Hel_I_10:
CGCCATATTTGTAACGCGTCCCTTCAAATGATTTGGCATGCTCAATAATCTCAGAGATGGTTTTAGAGGTGTTTTTAGAGATTGGAGCAGGTCTTGTTACAGTGGTTGATGAGTTCGTTTTTTTGGTAACAACACCACGTTTCGACTTACAACTGCTCAAGCTTAGGCACAGTAAAAGTGCAAGTGTAATATATCTCATTTGGGGAATTTTTTCTAAAAATACTAGTTTCATGGTTTCAAAAGAAAGACCCTCTGATTTTAGTTAACACTGTTTTCAACAATAAATTAGAAGCGATTGGATTTACAGCTTTCAAATATGAGTTCTGCAGTTTTTTTACTGGCTCCTTTTCCACCGAGTTTCTTTTCAAGCTCGTAGTAATTTAGAAAAAATTTAATACGCTCTTGATCATCTAGAATCTTGCTTAATTCGTGTTTTAAACGTTTGGTGTTGAGTTCATGTTGAATAAGTTCAGTAACCACTTCTTTGTCCATAATTAAATTGACTAAAGAAATATATTTTAATGTGATAATGCGCTTTGCAATTTGGTAAGAAATAGCATTGGCTTTATAACAAACCACTTGAGGTACTTTAAATAAGGCTGTTTCTAAGGTTGCTGTGCCAGAGGTGACCAAAGCAGCAGTAGAGACACTCAACAAATCATACGTTTGATTTTCAACAAAGCTCACATTGGCCTGCTTTATAAAGGTATTATAGAAACTGCGTTCTTGACTTGGAGCACCAGCAATAACGAACTGGTAATCCTTGAAATCTTCAACCACGCTAAGCATTACACCTAGCATTTTTGTGATTTCCTGCTTTCGGCTTCCCGGAAGCAAAGCAATAATGGGTTTGTTAGATAAGTCGTGCTTTGCACAAAACTCATGCTCACTAATTTGAGTGCGATCTGCAATAGCATCTATTAAGGGGTGGCCAACAAAATGCACTGGATAATCATAACCATCGTAAAATGATTTTTCAAACGGTAAAATAACATACATGGCATCTACGTCTCTTTTTATTTTTTCAACACGACTGGCTCGAGACGCCCAAACTTGAGGTGAAATATAGTACTGTGTGTTATAGTTTTCTTCTTTTGCCCATTTAGCAATACGTAGATTAAATCCAGAGTTGTCTATAAAAATAATCACATCGGGCTGAAAGATTGCAATGTCTTTTTTGCAAAATTTTATGAGGCCTAAGAGCTTTCTAAGATTTAATATCACTTCAGCAAAACCCATGAACTGACGCTCCTTGTAGTGCTTTACTAAAGTACCACCAACAGCTTGCATCAAATCACCGCCCCAAAACCTAAAATTAGCGTGAGCGTCTTGATCTTGCAAAGCTTTCATGAGGTTCGCGCCATGTAAATCTCCAGAGGCCTCGCCAGCGATGATGTAGTACTTCATAATTTAGTGTTCAGCCTTAGTTTAAAGATCGTATGTCATACGTGTTAAAGTTGGCAGGTTTTGACTTCAATTTGTAATCTGATTTTGCTTTAATTTCTTTCTTGAAGTTAATTATTGAGTTCCCAAGTATTTAATTGTTGAATGCTTTGATGCGCGGTGAGGTCAAATTGAACCGGCACTACAGATACATAGCCGTGATCTAATGCCCA
Proteins encoded in this window:
- the lpxB gene encoding lipid-A-disaccharide synthase, with translation MKYYIIAGEASGDLHGANLMKALQDQDAHANFRFWGGDLMQAVGGTLVKHYKERQFMGFAEVILNLRKLLGLIKFCKKDIAIFQPDVIIFIDNSGFNLRIAKWAKEENYNTQYYISPQVWASRASRVEKIKRDVDAMYVILPFEKSFYDGYDYPVHFVGHPLIDAIADRTQISEHEFCAKHDLSNKPIIALLPGSRKQEITKMLGVMLSVVEDFKDYQFVIAGAPSQERSFYNTFIKQANVSFVENQTYDLLSVSTAALVTSGTATLETALFKVPQVVCYKANAISYQIAKRIITLKYISLVNLIMDKEVVTELIQHELNTKRLKHELSKILDDQERIKFFLNYYELEKKLGGKGASKKTAELIFESCKSNRF